The following are encoded together in the Vigna unguiculata cultivar IT97K-499-35 chromosome 2, ASM411807v1, whole genome shotgun sequence genome:
- the LOC114174014 gene encoding phosphoinositide phosphatase SAC7-like isoform X2, protein MMEKADSVQKLYSRMRLWAFPDQYVIEPTDGSSGSSLAVSRADGSMKLIGSYLLVITERESVGSYLGHPIFKISSLKVFPCDNSLRNTPAEQKKIETEFSSLLNVAERSSGLFFSYETNLTLSAQRLNDLGDESRLLPLWRQAEPRFLWNNYMLEVLIDNKLEPYLLPVVQGSFHHYQAAIGKDIIDVTLIARRCTRRNGTRMWRRGADPDGYVANFVETEQIMQFNGYTASFVQVRGSIPLLWQQIVDLTYKPKFELLKLEEAPRVLERHFLDLRKKYGAVLVVDLVNTHGGEGRLCEKFGETMQHVASNDVRYLHFDFHHICGHVHFDRLSILYEQISDFLERNGYLLLNEKGEKMKEQLGVVRTNCIDCLDRTNVTQSMIGRNMLEYQLRRLGVFGAEETISSHPNLDESFKILWANHGDDISIQYSGTPALKGDFVRFGHRTVQGIVQDGCNALLRYYYNNFRDGTKQDAIDLIQGHYIVSVSRDTAASSQKGGLEAIASFPLAFALVLTGFLFATMSLRQVRYDFRHFFFSLMWAGISVGIAAFVRANGRVFCNRPRLHNPR, encoded by the exons ATGATGGAGAAGGCAGATTCTGTGCAGAAGCTGTATTCGCGCATGCGGCTCTGGGCATTTCCGGATCAGTATGTGATTGAGCCTACGGATGGTTCTTCTGGTTCTTCTTTGGCTGTTAGTCGAGCCGATGGCTCCATGAAGCTCATCG GATCATATTTGCTGGTTATAACTGAGCGTGAGTCTGTTGGATCTTACTTGGGGCAtccaattttcaaaatttcttcatTGAAGGTTTTCCCATGTGACAACTCTCTTAGAAACACCCCTGCTGAACAG AAGAAAATAGAGACGGAGTTTTCTTCACTGCTTAATGTTGCTGAGAGGAGCTCTGGTCTGTTCTTCTCATACGAGACCAATTTAACTCTGAg TGCACAGCGATTGAATGACTTGGGTGACGAGTCTAGATTGCTTCCACTTTGGAGAcag GCAGAGCCTCGATTCCTATGGAACAATTATATGTTAGAAGTGCTCATTGATAACAAG CTTGAACCATACTTGCTCCCTGTAGTCCAAGGCA GCTTTCATCACTATCAAGCAGCCATTGGGAAAGATATTATTGATGTCACTTTGATTGCTAGGAGATGCACAAGAAGAAATG GAACTCGGATGTGGAGAAGAGGAGCTGATCCTGATGGCTATGTTGCCAATTTTGTGGAAACAGAACAGATTATGCAGTTTAATGGGTATACTGCCTCTTTTGTTCAG GTGCGTGGTTCAATTCCACTCCTCTGGCAGCAAATTGTTGATTTAACTTATAAACCAAAGTTTGAGTTGTTGAAACTTGAGGAGGCT CCACGAGTCCTAGAGAGGCATTTCTTAGATTTAAGGAAAAAATACGGGGCTGTATTGGTTGTTGATCTTGTTAACACG CACGGAGGAGAAGGGCGACTATGTGAAAAATTTGGTGAAACAATGCAGCATGTGGCTAGCAATGATGTAAG ATATCTGCACTTTGATTTTCACCATATCTGTGGGCATGTTCATTTCGATCGTCTCTCAATCCTTTATGAACAAATTTCAGATTTTCTGGAAAGAAACGG ATATCTTCTGCTGAATGAAAAGGGAGAGAAAATGAAGGAACAGCTTGGAGTTGTTAGGACCAATTGTATTGATTGTCTAGACCGTACAAATGTAACTCAG AGCATGATAGGTCGAAATATGTTGGAATATCAACTTAGAAGGCTGGGTGTCTTTGGTGCTGAAGAAACCATTAGTTCACATCCAAATCTGGATGAAAGCTTTAAGATCT TGTGGGCTAATCATGGGGATGATATAAGCATTCAATACTCAGGAACTCCTGCCCTTAAAGGAGACTTCGTCAG GTTTGGGCACCGCACAGTTCAAGGGATAGTACAAGATGGCTGTAATGCTCTTCTACGATATTATTACAATAACTTTCGTGATGGAACAAAGCAG GATGCAATTGATCTCATACAAGGACATTATATAGTTTCTGTCAGCCGAGATACAGCTGCCAGTTCTCAGAAAGGAGGCCTTGAAGCTATAGCT TCATTTCCCTTGGCTTTTGCTCTGGTTTTGACTGGATTCCTCTTTGCAACCATGTCTTTGAGACAAG TGCGATACGATTTTCGGCACTTCTTCTTTTCGCTAATGTGGGCGGGCATTAGTGTGGGTATAGCAGCATTTGTGAGGGCCAACGGCCGTGTTTTCTGCAACAGACCTCGCCTACACAATCCCCGGTGA
- the LOC114174014 gene encoding phosphoinositide phosphatase SAC6-like isoform X1, with protein MMEKADSVQKLYSRMRLWAFPDQYVIEPTDGSSGSSLAVSRADGSMKLIDEVPECSSLRVPKIYTVFGVVGMLRLLAGSYLLVITERESVGSYLGHPIFKISSLKVFPCDNSLRNTPAEQKKIETEFSSLLNVAERSSGLFFSYETNLTLSAQRLNDLGDESRLLPLWRQAEPRFLWNNYMLEVLIDNKLEPYLLPVVQGSFHHYQAAIGKDIIDVTLIARRCTRRNGTRMWRRGADPDGYVANFVETEQIMQFNGYTASFVQVRGSIPLLWQQIVDLTYKPKFELLKLEEAPRVLERHFLDLRKKYGAVLVVDLVNTHGGEGRLCEKFGETMQHVASNDVRYLHFDFHHICGHVHFDRLSILYEQISDFLERNGYLLLNEKGEKMKEQLGVVRTNCIDCLDRTNVTQSMIGRNMLEYQLRRLGVFGAEETISSHPNLDESFKILWANHGDDISIQYSGTPALKGDFVRFGHRTVQGIVQDGCNALLRYYYNNFRDGTKQDAIDLIQGHYIVSVSRDTAASSQKGGLEAIASFPLAFALVLTGFLFATMSLRQVRYDFRHFFFSLMWAGISVGIAAFVRANGRVFCNRPRLHNPR; from the exons ATGATGGAGAAGGCAGATTCTGTGCAGAAGCTGTATTCGCGCATGCGGCTCTGGGCATTTCCGGATCAGTATGTGATTGAGCCTACGGATGGTTCTTCTGGTTCTTCTTTGGCTGTTAGTCGAGCCGATGGCTCCATGAAGCTCATCG ATGAGGTTCCGGAATGCAGCTCGCTTCGTGTTCCTAAGATATATACAGTTTTTGGTGTTGTAGGGATGTTGAGGCTATTGGCTG GATCATATTTGCTGGTTATAACTGAGCGTGAGTCTGTTGGATCTTACTTGGGGCAtccaattttcaaaatttcttcatTGAAGGTTTTCCCATGTGACAACTCTCTTAGAAACACCCCTGCTGAACAG AAGAAAATAGAGACGGAGTTTTCTTCACTGCTTAATGTTGCTGAGAGGAGCTCTGGTCTGTTCTTCTCATACGAGACCAATTTAACTCTGAg TGCACAGCGATTGAATGACTTGGGTGACGAGTCTAGATTGCTTCCACTTTGGAGAcag GCAGAGCCTCGATTCCTATGGAACAATTATATGTTAGAAGTGCTCATTGATAACAAG CTTGAACCATACTTGCTCCCTGTAGTCCAAGGCA GCTTTCATCACTATCAAGCAGCCATTGGGAAAGATATTATTGATGTCACTTTGATTGCTAGGAGATGCACAAGAAGAAATG GAACTCGGATGTGGAGAAGAGGAGCTGATCCTGATGGCTATGTTGCCAATTTTGTGGAAACAGAACAGATTATGCAGTTTAATGGGTATACTGCCTCTTTTGTTCAG GTGCGTGGTTCAATTCCACTCCTCTGGCAGCAAATTGTTGATTTAACTTATAAACCAAAGTTTGAGTTGTTGAAACTTGAGGAGGCT CCACGAGTCCTAGAGAGGCATTTCTTAGATTTAAGGAAAAAATACGGGGCTGTATTGGTTGTTGATCTTGTTAACACG CACGGAGGAGAAGGGCGACTATGTGAAAAATTTGGTGAAACAATGCAGCATGTGGCTAGCAATGATGTAAG ATATCTGCACTTTGATTTTCACCATATCTGTGGGCATGTTCATTTCGATCGTCTCTCAATCCTTTATGAACAAATTTCAGATTTTCTGGAAAGAAACGG ATATCTTCTGCTGAATGAAAAGGGAGAGAAAATGAAGGAACAGCTTGGAGTTGTTAGGACCAATTGTATTGATTGTCTAGACCGTACAAATGTAACTCAG AGCATGATAGGTCGAAATATGTTGGAATATCAACTTAGAAGGCTGGGTGTCTTTGGTGCTGAAGAAACCATTAGTTCACATCCAAATCTGGATGAAAGCTTTAAGATCT TGTGGGCTAATCATGGGGATGATATAAGCATTCAATACTCAGGAACTCCTGCCCTTAAAGGAGACTTCGTCAG GTTTGGGCACCGCACAGTTCAAGGGATAGTACAAGATGGCTGTAATGCTCTTCTACGATATTATTACAATAACTTTCGTGATGGAACAAAGCAG GATGCAATTGATCTCATACAAGGACATTATATAGTTTCTGTCAGCCGAGATACAGCTGCCAGTTCTCAGAAAGGAGGCCTTGAAGCTATAGCT TCATTTCCCTTGGCTTTTGCTCTGGTTTTGACTGGATTCCTCTTTGCAACCATGTCTTTGAGACAAG TGCGATACGATTTTCGGCACTTCTTCTTTTCGCTAATGTGGGCGGGCATTAGTGTGGGTATAGCAGCATTTGTGAGGGCCAACGGCCGTGTTTTCTGCAACAGACCTCGCCTACACAATCCCCGGTGA